Within the Deinococcus peraridilitoris DSM 19664 genome, the region GGTGAGGCGCTCTTGTTGTACTGCATCACCTGCCGCACCATCGGGTCGCTCGGCACGACCCCTTGCATGGGTGAGACGTTCGCGAGCAGGTCGGTGAATTTCTGACCGAACTGGCGGCTGGCGGTGTACTCCAGGAACTTCAGCGCCGCTTTTTTGTTGGGGCTTTTGGCGTTGACGGCGTACCCTCCGTCACCGAACAGGCTGACCATGCGCGGATCGCCGGACTTCAAGGTGGGGGCGGGCACGAAAGCGAACTTCAGGTTGGGGTTCTGCTTGCGGAAATTGGCTATTTCGAAGCTGCCTCCGGCGAACATTGCGGCGCGCTCGCTGGTGAAGAGCTGCTGGGCGGTGGTGTAATCCACTGCGGTGAATCCTTGTGGCATCAAGGGCTTGAGTTCCTGCAGCTTGCGAATGGCGTTCACGAAGCGGGGATCTTCGAAGTCAGTGCGGGCATTCACGATGTCCTGGTAAAAGTCTTGCCCGTAGATGTTTGGCCCGAAGACACCCATCATGATTTCTCCCTGCCAGGCATCTTTGGTGCCGTTGGCGAATGGAATGTACCCGGCCGCCTTGAGTTTCTCGCCAGCGTTGGTCAGGTCATTCCAGGTTCGGGGAGCTTGCAGCTTCAGTTTGTCGAAGAGGCTTTTGTTGTAGAACAGGCCGAGTGTCTGGGTGGCGAACGGGACTGCGTACAGTTGCTTGTCGGCACGCAGGGTCTGTGCGGCCAGCGATTCAGCAGAGAAATTCTTGAGATCAGGAAATTTATTGGTGATGGGCTCCAGATAACCGGCTTTGGCGAGTTGTTCGAGACCGCCGTAGGCGCGCACCATCATGAGGTCAGGGCCCTTTCCGCCGGCCAGTGCGGTGGAGAGTACGGTGTTGTAGCTGGTGGCTTCGTAGGGAATGAAGTTCACCTTGATGTCGGGGTTCTTGCGTTCGAAGTCCTTGATGAGTTGCTCGTACGCGGCGCGGTCTTCAGTTCGCCATGACCACAAGGAGAGGGTGGTTTGGGCTACGGCGGAGCTGACGAACAGAAACGAGGTGATGAGCAGCAGTTTTTTCATGTAATCCTCCAGGGCTTTATTCGCGTTTGTCGCTGATGGCCTGCGCGGTTTTCAGGAGCGTGCTTCTGGCATGTGGGAGCCGGTCGAGCAGGGTGGTGTGCAGGGCGTTCAGGATGAAGAGTGTGCTGAGTTCTGAAGTCAGCGCTCCGCCTTCAATGGGGGATTCCGCACCGGCTGCGAGCAGAACGTGGCGGGCTCCTTGTGCAGCGCTGCTTTTGGGTTTGCTGGTCACCACGATGGTTGTGGCACCTTGCTGCCTGGCGAACTCCAATGCGCGCAGGGTGTCGATGGTGGCGCCTGAGCGGCTGATGGCGATGGCGGCACTGTTGCTGTTGAGCAGGCTGGCCTGCATCGCGGCGAGATGCATGTCGCTGGTGGCGTTGATTCGCAGTCCGAGCCGCACCAGCTTGTACTGGAACTCCAGAGCGAGCGCGCCGCTCGCGCCAGCGCCGATCACCAGAATCTGATCCGCGCGCATGAGTTCCTCAGCGATCACTCCGAGGTGTGATGGGTCGAGGTAGGCGTAGGTTTGCTCGAGAGACCGGATGGATGAGTGCAGCAGGTGCTGCAGCGGGTGC harbors:
- a CDS encoding extracellular solute-binding protein; protein product: MKKLLLITSFLFVSSAVAQTTLSLWSWRTEDRAAYEQLIKDFERKNPDIKVNFIPYEATSYNTVLSTALAGGKGPDLMMVRAYGGLEQLAKAGYLEPITNKFPDLKNFSAESLAAQTLRADKQLYAVPFATQTLGLFYNKSLFDKLKLQAPRTWNDLTNAGEKLKAAGYIPFANGTKDAWQGEIMMGVFGPNIYGQDFYQDIVNARTDFEDPRFVNAIRKLQELKPLMPQGFTAVDYTTAQQLFTSERAAMFAGGSFEIANFRKQNPNLKFAFVPAPTLKSGDPRMVSLFGDGGYAVNAKSPNKKAALKFLEYTASRQFGQKFTDLLANVSPMQGVVPSDPMVRQVMQYNKSASPYIMLVNFRYNDPTGSTLLQQALQKAFAGDMTPEQAARHVTQGMSGYFKKK
- a CDS encoding MurR/RpiR family transcriptional regulator; translation: MTIVDQPSSERAVAFPGILALLRHRLHSLNSSAQKTAEMILADPALTASETLTELAERAGVSESSIVRFVRQQGFKRFQEFKVALAFDAAQEAIQQNPTAPSGEQPHPLQHLLHSSIRSLEQTYAYLDPSHLGVIAEELMRADQILVIGAGASGALALEFQYKLVRLGLRINATSDMHLAAMQASLLNSNSAAIAISRSGATIDTLRALEFARQQGATTIVVTSKPKSSAAQGARHVLLAAGAESPIEGGALTSELSTLFILNALHTTLLDRLPHARSTLLKTAQAISDKRE